GCAGCGGTGTATGCCCCATGAGATTTTCCCGCAAGTGAGTCAGGTTTCTGTCAGTGTCTCCCTCGGGAGCAACGCGCTCATCCGTCTGCACAACGTGCACGCACCGCCAGGGAACCTCTTCCTTCGCCAGGGCACGCAGCATCTCCCACGGCGTGTGACCCCCGCTTACAGCCATGATGAAACGGCCACGAGCGGCGACGGCTGCCCTGGCGTTCTCGGCGATGACCGCGGCAGCGTCCCGGGCTACCGAGGCAGGATCGTTCAGTATCTTAATCTCCATTGCAGCCTCATCTTGTCTGTCCTGATTTCGCGGGCTTTTCCAGGTGTCCTCCGAACCCATAGCGCATTGCGGACAGCACCTTATCCGCAAAATCGGCCTCCCCGCGCGAGCTGAATCTGGCATAAAGCGCGGCGGTGAGCACCGGCGCCGGAACAGCCTCATCGATGGCGGCCTTAATGGTCCACCGTCCTTCACCCGAATCGGAGACGCGCCCGGAAAACCCGGACAGCTCAGGATCCCGAAGCAGCGCGGCAGCGGTCAGATCCAGCAGCCACGATGCTATCACGCTTCCGCGTCTCCAGACCTCCGCCACATCCTCCAAAGTGAAATTGTATCGGTACTCTTCAGGGTTGCGCAGCGGCGTCGTCTCAGCGTCGGTCTCATGTTGCTGCGTACCGATGTTGGCGCGTCGAAGAATGTTGAATCCCTCTGCATAGGCAGCCATGATGCCGTACTCGATGCCGTTGTGCACCATCTTGACGAAATGGCCTGCGCCGTTCGGC
This DNA window, taken from Thermodesulfovibrionales bacterium, encodes the following:
- the gnd gene encoding decarboxylating 6-phosphogluconate dehydrogenase codes for the protein ILRDLGDHAEKGDVIVDGGNSYYIDDIRRARELAPRGIHYVDCGTSGGVWGLERGYCLMIGGEEAVIRNLDPIFASLAPGVGDVPRTPGREKIDGTSEQGYLHCGPNGAGHFVKMVHNGIEYGIMAAYAEGFNILRRANIGTQQHETDAETTPLRNPEEYRYNFTLEDVAEVWRRGSVIASWLLDLTAAALLRDPELSGFSGRVSDSGEGRWTIKAAIDEAVPAPVLTAALYARFSSRGEADFADKVLSAMRYGFGGHLEKPAKSGQTR